The following are from one region of the Verrucomicrobiaceae bacterium genome:
- a CDS encoding fumarate reductase/succinate dehydrogenase flavoprotein subunit produces the protein MLNSSIPSGPMAMKWSKHKQDSKLINPKNKRKFTVLVVGSGLAGSSAAATLSELGYKVKCFCFQDSARRAHSIAAQGGINAAKNYQNDGDSVHRLFYDTVKGGDFRAREANVHRLAEVSVNIIDQCVAQGVPFAREYGGMLANRSFGGAQVSRTFYARGQTGQQLLLGAYSALNKEIAAGGVQMYPRTEMLDVVTVDGHAKGIITRNLVTGKIEAHAGDAVLLCTGGYGNVFYLSTNAMGCNVTATWRAHKKGAYFANPCYTQIHPTCIPVSGDYQSKLTLMSESLRNDGRVWVPKKAADVGKPASQIPEEDRDYYLERKYPSFGNLAPRDISSRAAKEACDDGRGVGPGGRGVYLDFAEAIGQFGQKTIAERYGNLFAMYEKITGEDGYKQPMRIYPAVHYTMGGLWVDYNLMSNLPGLHVLGEANFSDHGANRLGASALMQGLADGYFVIPTTIANYLVHQKPGSVTKEHPEFKKALEVCTAQTKRFLDIKGKRSVDSFHRELGLLVWDKCGMARDHAGLTEALKRIPELREEFHNNVFVPGSGDACNPELEKAGRVADFMEFAELLCLDARTREESCGGHFRVEHQEEGECKRDDENFCHAAAWGYTGDFSKPELNKEPLTFEEVHLAVRSYK, from the coding sequence ATGCTCAACTCCAGCATCCCCTCCGGCCCGATGGCCATGAAGTGGTCCAAGCACAAGCAGGACTCGAAACTCATCAACCCGAAGAACAAGCGCAAGTTCACCGTGCTCGTCGTGGGCAGTGGTTTGGCCGGTTCCTCGGCAGCGGCGACACTTTCGGAGCTGGGCTACAAGGTGAAATGCTTCTGCTTCCAGGATAGCGCCCGGCGTGCGCACTCCATCGCTGCCCAAGGCGGCATCAACGCGGCCAAAAACTACCAGAACGACGGCGACAGCGTGCACCGTCTCTTTTATGACACGGTCAAAGGTGGCGACTTCCGCGCTCGCGAGGCCAATGTGCATCGTCTCGCCGAGGTCAGCGTGAACATCATCGACCAGTGCGTGGCGCAGGGCGTGCCCTTTGCCCGCGAATACGGCGGCATGCTGGCGAACCGCTCCTTTGGCGGTGCGCAGGTGAGCCGCACGTTTTATGCGCGTGGTCAGACCGGCCAGCAGCTCCTGCTCGGCGCTTACTCGGCTTTGAACAAGGAAATCGCTGCGGGCGGCGTGCAGATGTATCCACGCACGGAGATGCTCGATGTGGTGACTGTGGATGGCCACGCAAAGGGCATCATTACGCGCAATCTCGTCACTGGCAAAATCGAAGCCCACGCAGGCGACGCCGTGCTGCTCTGCACCGGCGGCTACGGCAACGTTTTCTACCTCTCCACCAATGCGATGGGCTGCAACGTCACCGCGACGTGGCGTGCGCACAAAAAGGGCGCTTACTTTGCCAATCCCTGCTACACGCAGATCCACCCGACCTGCATCCCCGTCAGCGGCGATTACCAGAGCAAGCTCACGCTCATGTCCGAGTCGCTCCGCAATGACGGCCGCGTTTGGGTGCCGAAAAAGGCCGCCGATGTCGGCAAGCCTGCCTCGCAAATCCCCGAGGAAGATCGCGACTACTACCTCGAGCGCAAATACCCGAGCTTTGGCAACCTCGCCCCGCGTGACATTTCCTCCCGTGCGGCCAAGGAAGCCTGCGATGACGGACGCGGCGTCGGCCCCGGTGGTCGCGGTGTGTATCTCGACTTCGCAGAGGCCATCGGCCAGTTCGGTCAAAAGACCATCGCTGAGCGCTACGGCAACCTTTTCGCCATGTATGAAAAGATCACCGGCGAAGACGGCTACAAGCAGCCGATGCGCATCTACCCCGCCGTGCATTACACCATGGGCGGCCTCTGGGTGGACTACAACCTCATGAGCAACCTCCCCGGCCTGCATGTGCTCGGCGAGGCGAACTTCTCCGACCACGGCGCGAACCGCCTCGGTGCCTCCGCGCTCATGCAGGGTCTCGCCGATGGCTATTTCGTCATCCCGACGACCATCGCGAACTACCTCGTGCATCAAAAGCCCGGCAGCGTCACCAAAGAGCATCCCGAATTCAAAAAGGCGCTCGAAGTCTGCACCGCACAAACCAAGCGCTTCCTCGACATCAAAGGCAAACGCAGCGTGGATAGCTTCCACCGCGAGCTGGGCCTCCTCGTCTGGGACAAATGCGGCATGGCCCGCGACCACGCCGGCCTCACCGAGGCCCTCAAACGCATCCCCGAGCTGCGTGAGGAGTTTCACAACAATGTCTTCGTCCCCGGCAGCGGCGACGCCTGCAATCCCGAGCTCGAAAAAGCCGGACGCGTGGCCGATTTCATGGAGTTCGCTGAACTCCTCTGCCTCGACGCACGCACGCGTGAGGAAAGCTGCGGCGGCCACTTCCGCGTGGAGCACCAGGAAGAAGGCGAGTG